The nucleotide window CCATTCAAAATTTAGTTATCATTGCATAACTTGTTTTTTTGATTTAATTAAAATTTGTCAAAAAGGTCCCCCATTCCGTCTTTGCGGGTGAATATGAAGCAATCCCCGAGGGAGTTGCCGCAGTCACAAAAGGCGTTTCCTCGTAACGCCACAAACGGCTAATTGTCAAATTAAGTAGAACTTTAATTAATAATAGGAGAAGATAATTGTGGATGTTACTCAACTTATTACAAAAATAAATACTTTACCTAAAGAGTTAGTGACTTTGATACTGGCAATGTTACCTATTTCAGAGTTGCGTGGAGCTATTCCGTATGGACTACATAACGGTATTCCTTATTTTAAGGTATTGATTATTTCTCTACTGGGTAACCTTTTGCCAGTTGTTCCTTTATATTTTTTCTTAAATAAATTATTGGCATTTTTTAATAGGTTTACTTTAGGAAAAAAATTTTCTAATTGGCTTACAACTCACACATTAAAAAAATCTAAGGTGATACAGGTCTACAAAATGGTTGGTCTTATTATTTTTGTAGGGATTCCTTTACCAATGACAGGTGCTTGGACAGGTACCGTTGCTTCTGTTCTTTTAAACCTAAGATTTAAATATTATATTATTGGTATAATGGCAGGAGTTCTTCTTGCTGCTATTATTATGTCGGTCTTGATATTTACTATTAAAAGCGCTTTTGTAATACCATAATTTAACTAATTTTATATACCCATTCATTAGTTTTTCATTGAAACAACTAACCTTTTATGTTAAAATAAAACTCTAAACTAATATACTTACAAAAAAGGGAGGATTATGATATCTCAAAAAATCAAGGATTTAAAACCGTCTGCTACATTAGCAATCAATAGAAAATCAAAAGAAATGCAGGCAAAAGGTCTTCCTGTAATAAATCTTTCGGTTGGA belongs to bacterium and includes:
- a CDS encoding small multi-drug export protein, with translation MDVTQLITKINTLPKELVTLILAMLPISELRGAIPYGLHNGIPYFKVLIISLLGNLLPVVPLYFFLNKLLAFFNRFTLGKKFSNWLTTHTLKKSKVIQVYKMVGLIIFVGIPLPMTGAWTGTVASVLLNLRFKYYIIGIMAGVLLAAIIMSVLIFTIKSAFVIP